Proteins encoded within one genomic window of Pigmentiphaga sp. H8:
- a CDS encoding MFS transporter yields the protein MAPLSASSSLPRQAWLIAGILLIASNLRGPVTGVAPVLDMIRTSLDLTAAQAGLLTTLPLLAFAAGAPVAALAARRHGLERTLMAALLTLVAGLCLRSSGSVWALFAGTVLIGGAIAFGNVLLPSLLKRDFPGRIASLTSAYALTMGVASGLASMIAVPLALWSAGPGWPLALFAPIVIAVASVLVWLPQLRAPAPATAPAGPIHARPRPVWKSALAWQITLFLGLNSLVYYIVSSWLPSMLHDAGYPPGSTGSVHGMLQIASAVVGLPLLALVRRARDQRWLAVGCSSLSIVALLGLLVAPSWAAAWAILYGCGGGASIILGLAFVSLRVSNAQQAAALSGMAQAVGYLLAAGGPTAIGAVHDLTGGWTVALLICLAFACAQAVFGLYAGRHRQLA from the coding sequence ATGGCCCCGCTTTCCGCTTCAAGCTCCCTGCCCCGCCAGGCCTGGCTCATCGCCGGCATTCTGCTGATCGCTTCCAACCTGCGCGGCCCGGTCACCGGCGTGGCGCCCGTGCTGGACATGATCCGAACCAGCCTGGACCTGACGGCCGCCCAGGCCGGCCTGCTGACCACCCTGCCCCTGCTGGCCTTTGCCGCCGGCGCTCCCGTCGCCGCGCTGGCCGCCCGCCGCCATGGCCTGGAACGCACGCTGATGGCGGCGCTGCTGACCCTGGTGGCGGGCCTGTGCCTGCGGTCCTCGGGCTCGGTCTGGGCCCTGTTCGCCGGCACCGTGCTGATCGGCGGCGCGATCGCCTTCGGCAACGTGCTGCTGCCCAGCCTGCTCAAGCGCGATTTCCCGGGACGCATCGCCAGCCTGACTTCCGCGTATGCGTTGACGATGGGCGTGGCCTCGGGCCTCGCCTCGATGATCGCCGTACCGCTGGCGCTCTGGTCCGCCGGCCCCGGATGGCCACTGGCCCTGTTCGCCCCCATCGTGATCGCCGTCGCCAGCGTCCTCGTCTGGCTGCCGCAACTGCGCGCCCCCGCTCCGGCCACGGCGCCGGCCGGTCCGATCCACGCCCGCCCCCGGCCGGTCTGGAAATCGGCGCTGGCGTGGCAGATCACCCTTTTCCTCGGCCTGAACTCGCTGGTCTATTACATCGTTTCCAGCTGGCTGCCCTCCATGCTGCACGACGCCGGCTACCCGCCCGGTTCGACCGGCTCGGTCCATGGCATGCTGCAGATCGCCTCGGCCGTCGTCGGCCTGCCGCTGCTGGCGCTGGTGCGCCGCGCGCGCGACCAGCGCTGGCTGGCGGTCGGCTGCTCGAGCCTGTCCATCGTGGCCCTGCTGGGCCTGCTGGTCGCGCCGTCCTGGGCCGCGGCGTGGGCCATCCTGTATGGCTGCGGCGGCGGCGCCTCCATCATCCTGGGACTGGCTTTCGTCAGTCTGCGAGTGAGCAATGCGCAGCAGGCGGCCGCGCTGTCCGGCATGGCCCAGGCCGTGGGCTATCTGCTGGCCGCGGGCGGCCCCACCGCCATTGGCGCGGTGCACGACCTGACGGGCGGATGGACGGTCGCCCTGCTGATCTGCCTGGCCTTCGCCTGCGCCCAGGCCGTGTTCGGCCTGTACGCCGGGCGGCACCGCCAACTGGCCTAG
- a CDS encoding DMT family transporter — protein MDISLLWIPATLLAAAAQTARNTMQHRLTETLGTLGAAQVRFLYGLPFALIFLALVLAVGGDPLPRVDARFLLYSAAAAAAQILATVLMLATMQLRNFALSTVYVKTEPVLVAIFAVVVLGDPLSLMGACAVLVATAGVVAMSWKPGAGAGSNWRPALLGIASGAFFALSAVAFRGAIVSLDSGSFATRASVTLVVGLIMQTGALVLWQALFRRDVLRGVLAQWRASLPAGFMGAFASQCWYIGFALTSAANVRTLGLVEVLFAQFASRRIFAQHASGRERGGMVLVVLGLVLLLYGTRGGS, from the coding sequence TTGGATATCTCGCTGCTCTGGATTCCCGCCACGCTCCTCGCCGCCGCCGCGCAAACGGCGCGCAACACCATGCAGCACCGGCTGACGGAAACGCTGGGCACGCTGGGCGCGGCCCAGGTCCGCTTCCTGTACGGCCTGCCGTTCGCACTGATCTTCCTGGCGCTGGTGCTGGCGGTGGGGGGCGATCCGCTGCCGCGGGTCGATGCCCGCTTCCTGCTGTATTCGGCGGCGGCCGCCGCGGCGCAGATCCTGGCGACCGTGCTGATGCTGGCCACCATGCAGTTGCGCAATTTCGCGCTCAGCACGGTCTACGTGAAGACCGAACCGGTGCTGGTGGCCATCTTCGCCGTGGTGGTGCTGGGCGATCCGCTGTCGCTCATGGGCGCCTGCGCCGTGCTGGTGGCGACGGCGGGCGTGGTGGCCATGTCCTGGAAGCCCGGCGCGGGAGCAGGCAGCAACTGGCGGCCGGCGCTGCTGGGCATCGCCTCGGGCGCCTTCTTCGCCTTGTCCGCGGTGGCCTTTCGCGGCGCCATCGTGTCGCTGGACAGCGGATCGTTCGCCACGCGCGCCAGCGTGACGCTGGTGGTGGGCCTGATCATGCAGACGGGGGCGCTGGTGCTGTGGCAGGCGCTGTTCCGGCGCGACGTGCTGCGCGGCGTGCTGGCGCAATGGCGCGCATCGCTGCCGGCGGGCTTCATGGGCGCCTTCGCGTCCCAGTGCTGGTACATCGGCTTCGCGCTGACCTCGGCGGCCAACGTCCGCACGCTGGGCCTGGTGGAGGTCCTGTTCGCGCAATTCGCCTCGCGGCGGATCTTCGCCCAGCATGCCAGCGGCCGCGAACGCGGCGGCATGGTGCTGGTCGTGCTGGGACTGGTGTTGCTGCTGTACGGCACGCGAGGCGGATCCTAG
- a CDS encoding tripartite tricarboxylate transporter substrate binding protein, whose amino-acid sequence MGFHRRRAGLALTQAALLLAVAGGAGAAGFPDRALRLIVPFPAGGAADIMARGLAQQLTEQLGQQVVIENRGGAGGTTAAEAVAHATPDGYTLFFATMGTQAINPSLYPKLRYDPIKDFEYVSLTHTTPRVLVVHPSVPAKTVEELIALAKAQPGALTYGSAGNGSSSHLSGALFSAMADVRLLHVPYKGSAPLLNDVLAGRVSMTFDSYAVYAEHIRSGKVRALGVTSLKRMSALPDVPAIAEAGLPGYDVSNWLGLLAPRGTPAAVVDRLHGAVVRGMADESARRRLAGMGIEATSSTPAEFADLVRTEIPKWEAVVKKSGATVD is encoded by the coding sequence ATGGGTTTTCATCGACGCCGCGCCGGCCTGGCGCTGACACAGGCGGCGCTTCTGCTGGCCGTGGCCGGCGGCGCGGGGGCCGCCGGGTTTCCCGACCGGGCGCTGCGGCTGATCGTGCCCTTTCCGGCAGGCGGCGCCGCCGACATCATGGCGCGCGGGCTGGCCCAGCAACTGACGGAACAACTGGGCCAGCAGGTGGTGATCGAGAACCGGGGCGGCGCGGGCGGCACGACGGCCGCCGAGGCGGTCGCCCACGCGACGCCGGACGGCTATACCCTGTTCTTCGCCACCATGGGCACGCAAGCCATCAATCCCTCGCTGTACCCCAAGCTGCGCTACGACCCCATCAAGGACTTCGAGTACGTCAGCCTGACCCACACCACGCCGCGCGTGCTGGTCGTCCATCCCTCGGTGCCAGCAAAGACCGTGGAAGAACTGATCGCGCTGGCGAAGGCGCAGCCCGGCGCGCTGACCTACGGCTCGGCCGGCAACGGCAGTTCCAGCCATCTGTCGGGCGCGCTGTTCTCTGCGATGGCGGACGTGCGGCTGCTGCACGTCCCTTACAAGGGCAGCGCGCCGCTGTTGAACGACGTGCTGGCGGGACGCGTGTCCATGACCTTCGACTCGTACGCGGTATATGCCGAGCACATACGCAGCGGCAAGGTGCGCGCGCTGGGCGTCACCAGCCTCAAGCGCATGAGCGCGCTGCCGGACGTGCCGGCGATCGCCGAAGCCGGCCTGCCCGGCTACGACGTCTCGAACTGGCTCGGGCTGCTGGCCCCGCGGGGGACGCCGGCGGCCGTGGTGGATAGACTGCACGGCGCCGTCGTCCGAGGCATGGCGGACGAGTCCGCGCGGCGCCGGCTGGCGGGCATGGGGATAGAAGCCACCTCCAGCACGCCGGCCGAATTCGCCGATCTGGTCAGGACCGAAATCCCCAAGTGGGAGGCCGTGGTGAAGAAGTCCGGCGCGACGGTCGACTGA
- a CDS encoding helix-turn-helix domain-containing protein, protein MPAFEAAFAEFDPDATVAPVVAVHLTARQRRSEQPVHRHRKGQLILALRGSVTCHVPTGLWMVPPQCAVWIPPGMAHSNRVSQHGQVCLLFVEPDTAPLPEVCCTLSISPLLRELILYLAAESTDYPPDGPTHRLVGVLLEQLERMPTEHLHLPVPAHSRLRRIADALASDPANRSTVAEWAQLVAMSERSLARLIKAETGMSFGRWRQQLHVIVALQRLSAGMTVQRVAMDLGYESVSAFITMFRKAMGKPPGRYLAERNRGEG, encoded by the coding sequence ATGCCCGCCTTCGAAGCCGCCTTCGCCGAATTCGATCCGGATGCCACGGTCGCCCCGGTAGTGGCCGTGCACCTGACGGCCCGGCAGCGCCGCAGCGAACAACCGGTGCACCGGCATCGCAAGGGCCAGTTGATCCTGGCGCTGCGGGGTTCGGTCACCTGCCATGTGCCCACCGGGCTGTGGATGGTGCCGCCACAATGCGCGGTGTGGATCCCACCGGGCATGGCGCACAGCAACCGGGTGTCGCAGCACGGCCAGGTCTGTCTGCTGTTCGTCGAGCCGGACACGGCCCCGTTGCCCGAGGTGTGTTGCACGCTGTCGATCTCGCCGCTGCTGCGCGAACTGATCCTGTACCTGGCGGCCGAATCCACCGACTATCCCCCGGACGGGCCGACCCACCGCCTGGTGGGCGTGCTGCTGGAACAGCTGGAACGCATGCCCACCGAGCATCTGCACCTGCCCGTGCCCGCTCACAGCCGCCTGCGCCGCATCGCCGACGCGCTGGCCTCCGATCCCGCCAACCGCAGCACCGTGGCCGAATGGGCGCAGCTGGTGGCGATGAGCGAGCGCAGCCTGGCCCGGCTGATCAAGGCCGAAACGGGCATGAGTTTCGGCCGCTGGCGCCAGCAGCTGCACGTCATCGTCGCGCTGCAGCGCCTGTCCGCCGGCATGACGGTGCAGCGCGTGGCGATGGACCTGGGCTACGAATCGGTCAGCGCCTTCATCACCATGTTCAGGAAGGCCATGGGCAAGCCGCCCGGCCGCTATCTGGCGGAGCGCAACCGGGGCGAAGGGTAG